One genomic segment of Catalinimonas alkaloidigena includes these proteins:
- a CDS encoding S66 peptidase family protein: MHRRKFISNLSASASALPFLGLKPTKSDGHLHAMAEKIIPERLQPGDTIGLLTPATYLTEEQLRNAVTALENLGFKVRYSPNMLVRKGYLGGTDKQRAEDINQMFADEEIDGIMCGRGGYGSGRILPYLDFDMIRNNPKPFIGFSDITALLYGFYGQAGLVCYHGPMGTSDYNEITTSYFKKVLMEPQNQLVYDNQEIKPVLGLDVEEGELEVEMASPTQMITLTPGQAEGELIGGNLSLMSMLAGTQYDLDMQEKLVFIEEVGEAPYRIDRMLTQLLLDKNKLPAAAGIVLGVFNACEAEDEDDSLSLAQVLQDRLAGLNIPVIYGLSFGHIKQNMTLPFGINARLDASEKKLTLLEKPVA, encoded by the coding sequence ATGCACAGAAGAAAGTTTATTTCTAACCTCTCTGCTTCAGCTTCCGCTCTGCCTTTTTTAGGTCTGAAACCCACAAAGTCTGATGGACATTTGCATGCTATGGCAGAAAAAATCATTCCAGAGCGCCTTCAGCCAGGTGATACTATCGGCTTGTTGACCCCTGCTACCTACCTGACCGAAGAGCAATTACGTAATGCAGTTACTGCGTTGGAAAATTTAGGGTTTAAGGTACGCTATTCGCCTAATATGCTGGTAAGAAAAGGTTATCTGGGAGGTACGGATAAACAAAGGGCTGAAGACATCAACCAGATGTTTGCCGATGAAGAGATTGATGGAATCATGTGCGGGAGAGGGGGCTACGGCAGTGGGCGCATACTTCCTTATCTGGATTTTGATATGATCAGGAACAATCCCAAGCCTTTCATTGGCTTCAGTGATATCACTGCGCTCTTGTATGGCTTCTATGGTCAAGCGGGCCTGGTGTGTTATCATGGTCCTATGGGTACCTCTGATTATAATGAAATAACCACCAGCTACTTTAAAAAAGTGCTTATGGAGCCCCAAAACCAGCTGGTGTACGACAATCAGGAAATAAAACCTGTGCTAGGTTTGGACGTGGAAGAAGGTGAGTTAGAGGTAGAAATGGCATCCCCCACACAGATGATTACTCTTACACCCGGTCAGGCAGAGGGCGAACTAATAGGAGGAAACCTATCCTTAATGAGTATGCTGGCCGGCACGCAGTATGACCTGGATATGCAGGAAAAGCTAGTATTTATAGAAGAAGTAGGGGAAGCTCCCTACCGGATAGACCGCATGTTAACCCAGCTGTTGCTGGATAAGAATAAATTACCAGCTGCTGCCGGCATTGTACTGGGTGTTTTCAATGCTTGCGAAGCAGAAGATGAAGATGACTCTCTTTCTTTGGCGCAGGTACTGCAAGATCGACTTGCTGGATTGAATATTCCGGTGATCTACGGACTTTCTTTCGGACATATCAAACAAAACATGACACTTCCTTTTGGTATCAATGCACGGCTGGATGCCAGTGAAAAGAAATTAACGTTACTGGAAAAGCCAGTAGCCTAA
- a CDS encoding nucleoside-diphosphate kinase encodes MAGKKTFTMIKPDAMEAGHAGAIIKMIQEAGFRISAMKMTKLTEETAGQFYAVHKERPFYKDLTTYMSSGPIIAMILEKDNAVEDFRKLIGATNPADAAEGTIRKLFAKSIEANAVHGSDADETAANEGNFFFAGTERF; translated from the coding sequence ATGGCAGGAAAAAAAACATTCACCATGATTAAGCCCGATGCGATGGAAGCGGGCCATGCCGGAGCAATCATTAAAATGATACAGGAAGCGGGCTTTCGGATTTCGGCCATGAAAATGACGAAGCTGACTGAAGAAACCGCCGGACAATTCTACGCAGTACACAAAGAACGCCCTTTTTACAAAGACCTTACTACTTATATGTCTTCCGGGCCCATCATCGCCATGATTTTGGAAAAAGACAATGCGGTGGAAGACTTTCGTAAACTGATCGGTGCTACTAATCCCGCTGACGCAGCGGAAGGAACCATCCGTAAATTATTTGCAAAGTCTATTGAAGCCAATGCCGTGCATGGTTCTGATGCGGATGAGACCGCCGCTAATGAAGGTAACTTCTTCTTTGCAGGGACAGAACGCTTCTAG
- a CDS encoding lysylphosphatidylglycerol synthase transmembrane domain-containing protein translates to MDINSKKIFKTLNPNKIWIPVAIGLGIVFYMFYSDPDLTADKLNLIFEASMLPIVLALLVIFARDAGYVYRIKTLTNDELSWGSSIYVIIFWEFASAVTPSIVGGTSVVVFILVKEGISLGKSLAYVMLTAILDNLFFVLVAPLALLFTAQELFPDASEMEVKLGNSLQVLFLISYVLITVYTFFMFYAIFIRPRGFKWLLLRVSSISFLRRWRHAASKHGDEIIIASELLRGKRFSYWAKIVIATFLIWSARYLMLNCLIAAFTNVTPMEHLLIFCRHLMMWITMLISPTPGSSGTAEFFFTQFFTEFLGDYTFVTNILWRMLSYYPYLILGAIFLPKWIRRVFFKKKSSKVAQQ, encoded by the coding sequence ATGGATATTAATTCCAAAAAAATATTTAAAACGCTTAATCCTAATAAGATATGGATACCTGTGGCTATAGGTCTGGGTATCGTATTTTATATGTTTTACAGCGATCCCGACCTTACAGCAGACAAGCTAAACCTTATTTTTGAAGCTTCTATGCTTCCTATAGTACTAGCTCTTCTGGTTATTTTTGCCCGGGATGCCGGTTATGTATACCGTATCAAGACCCTTACGAATGACGAACTTTCCTGGGGCAGCAGTATTTATGTCATTATTTTTTGGGAATTTGCCTCAGCAGTGACGCCTTCTATTGTAGGAGGAACTTCAGTAGTCGTGTTTATTTTGGTAAAAGAAGGCATAAGCCTGGGAAAGTCCCTAGCCTATGTCATGCTGACAGCTATTCTGGATAACCTCTTCTTTGTGCTGGTGGCCCCTCTGGCCTTGCTCTTTACTGCCCAGGAGCTTTTTCCTGATGCCAGCGAGATGGAAGTGAAGCTGGGGAATAGCCTGCAGGTTCTTTTTCTGATCAGCTATGTGCTCATCACAGTCTATACATTTTTTATGTTCTATGCCATATTTATAAGGCCGAGAGGCTTTAAATGGCTGTTGCTCAGAGTGAGCTCCATAAGCTTTTTGCGTCGTTGGAGGCATGCGGCGAGTAAGCATGGGGATGAAATCATTATAGCTTCAGAGCTACTCCGAGGTAAGAGGTTTAGCTATTGGGCCAAAATCGTAATCGCTACTTTTTTAATTTGGTCGGCACGCTATCTCATGCTCAACTGCCTGATCGCAGCTTTTACCAATGTTACTCCCATGGAACACCTGCTGATCTTCTGCAGACATCTGATGATGTGGATCACCATGCTCATCTCACCTACACCGGGTAGTAGTGGTACAGCTGAGTTCTTTTTTACGCAGTTTTTTACCGAGTTTTTGGGGGATTATACTTTTGTAACCAACATTCTTTGGAGAATGCTTTCTTACTATCCCTACCTGATTCTGGGAGCAATTTTTCTTCCTAAATGGATCAGAAGAGTATTTTTTAAAAAGAAGTCCTCCAAAGTAGCACAGCAATAA
- a CDS encoding segregation and condensation protein A: MSFEIKLPRFEGPFDLLLFFIERDELDIHDIPISKITDDFLSYIRHLEAMNIEVASEFILVAATLMRIKAKMLLPRPVLNEEGEEVDPREELVKHLLEYKRYKSVIKELAEMEEERALKHERGNLVQEIKKLAETNNVEAELQDVTLYKLLKVFERVTQRFELKQREKPHQVVQYPYTISGQKGYILSNLQNRKRVSFQDIISDDPNKIAVIFNFLAILELLQLNEVTLQIGEGFNNFWVLKKEDEDVRVD, encoded by the coding sequence GTGAGTTTTGAGATTAAACTTCCTCGCTTTGAAGGCCCCTTTGACTTGCTTCTCTTCTTTATTGAGAGAGATGAGCTGGATATACATGATATTCCAATATCTAAAATCACGGATGATTTTCTCAGCTACATAAGGCATTTAGAGGCTATGAATATTGAGGTCGCCAGTGAGTTTATCCTGGTGGCGGCTACACTTATGCGTATTAAAGCCAAGATGCTACTACCCCGTCCTGTGCTTAATGAAGAAGGAGAAGAAGTTGATCCGCGTGAGGAATTAGTAAAACATCTGCTTGAATATAAGAGGTATAAATCAGTTATCAAGGAACTGGCTGAGATGGAAGAAGAACGCGCTTTAAAACATGAACGCGGAAATCTTGTTCAGGAAATTAAGAAACTTGCAGAAACTAATAATGTAGAGGCTGAGCTTCAGGATGTAACCTTATATAAGCTATTAAAGGTGTTTGAACGTGTTACTCAGCGGTTTGAGCTTAAACAACGCGAAAAACCTCATCAGGTAGTACAATATCCATACACCATTTCCGGACAAAAAGGTTATATACTTAGCAATCTTCAGAATCGTAAAAGGGTATCATTTCAGGATATCATCAGTGACGATCCGAATAAGATAGCCGTCATTTTTAATTTTCTTGCGATCCTGGAATTGCTTCAACTGAATGAAGTAACCCTACAAATTGGCGAAGGCTTTAACAACTTCTGGGTATTAAAGAAGGAAGACGAAGATGTACGTGTTGACTAA
- the dxs gene encoding 1-deoxy-D-xylulose-5-phosphate synthase produces MLIKPGPILAQINSPADVKALNQNQLVQLSQELRQFIIDTVSVYGGHFGASLGVVELTIALHHVFNTPYDQLVWDVGHQAYGHKILTGRRDTFHTNRIYNGISGFPKRSESEYDAFGVGHSSTSISAALGMAVASNYQGLEDKQHIAVIGDGAMTGGIAFEAMNHAGVADTNLLIVLNDNCMSIDPNVGALKDYLTDITTSQTYNKVRDDVWKMLGKISKFGKSAQEVASKVETSIKAFLLRQSNLFESLNLRYFGPVDGHDVDHLVHVMKDLKKIPGPKILHCVTVKGKGYSLAEKDQTKWHAPGKFDKVTGEIRKKVYDVPQPPKYQQVFGETIVELAQQNKKIMGITPAMPSGSSLNIMMKVMPDRAFDVGIAEQHAVTFSAGLATQGLTPFCNIYSTFMQRAYDQVIHDVCIQKLPVIFCLDRAGVAGADGPTHHGAYDLAYMRCLPYMVVSAPMNEAELRNLMYTATLYKDGPFTIRYPRGQGVMPQWQTPMEQIEVGKGRKIQDGEEVAILTIGHIGNYAIEACKQLTIDEMHPAHYDMRFVKPLDEEMLHEVFGRYKKVITVEDGCLMGGFGSAVLEFMAEHGYSAQVKRLGIPDHIIEHGEQIELHRECGYDADSIANEVRALLNVDTLVS; encoded by the coding sequence ATGCTCATTAAGCCCGGTCCGATTCTAGCCCAGATTAATAGCCCTGCTGACGTTAAAGCCCTCAATCAAAACCAACTAGTCCAACTCTCTCAGGAACTAAGGCAATTCATCATTGACACCGTATCTGTATATGGCGGCCATTTTGGGGCTAGCCTTGGTGTGGTGGAGCTTACTATAGCACTACATCATGTATTTAATACTCCCTACGATCAACTGGTCTGGGATGTAGGGCATCAGGCCTATGGGCATAAAATTCTTACCGGCCGCCGTGACACCTTTCATACCAACCGTATTTATAATGGAATCTCCGGTTTCCCTAAACGTAGCGAAAGTGAATATGACGCTTTTGGTGTAGGGCATTCCTCAACTTCTATCTCAGCCGCATTGGGCATGGCGGTTGCATCCAATTATCAGGGACTAGAAGACAAGCAGCATATTGCAGTAATTGGTGATGGAGCCATGACCGGTGGAATTGCTTTTGAAGCCATGAATCATGCAGGTGTGGCCGATACAAATTTACTTATTGTCCTCAATGACAATTGTATGTCTATAGACCCTAATGTGGGCGCATTGAAGGACTATTTGACAGATATAACGACTTCCCAGACTTACAATAAGGTAAGAGATGATGTGTGGAAGATGCTGGGCAAGATCAGTAAGTTTGGCAAGAGTGCCCAGGAAGTTGCTTCCAAGGTAGAAACCAGTATTAAAGCTTTTCTGCTTAGGCAAAGTAACCTTTTTGAGTCGCTTAACCTTCGTTACTTTGGTCCGGTAGATGGCCATGATGTGGACCATCTGGTACATGTGATGAAAGATCTTAAGAAGATTCCCGGTCCCAAGATATTACACTGTGTAACCGTAAAAGGAAAAGGGTACTCATTAGCAGAAAAAGATCAGACCAAATGGCACGCCCCTGGTAAATTTGATAAGGTAACGGGTGAGATTCGCAAAAAAGTGTATGATGTTCCTCAGCCGCCTAAATATCAGCAGGTGTTCGGAGAAACAATTGTAGAGTTAGCCCAGCAAAACAAAAAAATTATGGGCATTACACCTGCGATGCCTTCCGGCTCATCTCTCAACATTATGATGAAGGTCATGCCTGACCGTGCTTTTGATGTGGGTATAGCTGAACAGCATGCGGTCACTTTTTCTGCCGGATTGGCTACTCAGGGTTTGACTCCCTTTTGTAATATCTACAGCACCTTTATGCAACGGGCGTATGATCAGGTCATTCACGACGTTTGCATACAGAAGTTACCAGTAATCTTTTGTCTTGATAGAGCTGGGGTAGCCGGAGCTGACGGTCCTACGCATCATGGGGCTTATGATCTTGCTTACATGCGCTGCCTACCCTATATGGTGGTATCTGCCCCCATGAATGAGGCGGAACTAAGAAACCTGATGTACACTGCTACTTTGTACAAAGATGGTCCCTTTACCATCCGCTATCCCCGTGGACAAGGAGTGATGCCTCAGTGGCAAACGCCAATGGAACAAATAGAAGTAGGCAAAGGAAGAAAAATACAGGATGGAGAAGAAGTAGCGATCCTTACTATCGGCCATATTGGAAATTATGCTATTGAAGCCTGCAAGCAACTTACTATAGATGAAATGCATCCCGCGCACTATGATATGCGTTTTGTCAAGCCATTAGACGAAGAAATGTTACACGAAGTATTTGGTCGCTATAAGAAAGTGATTACTGTAGAAGATGGCTGCCTGATGGGAGGTTTTGGCAGTGCAGTGCTGGAATTTATGGCTGAACACGGCTATTCAGCTCAGGTAAAAAGACTTGGTATACCCGATCATATCATTGAGCATGGAGAACAAATTGAGCTTCACCGTGAATGTGGTTATGATGCCGATAGCATCGCTAATGAGGTAAGGGCGTTACTAAATGTGGACACTTTAGTAAGTTAA
- a CDS encoding PspC domain-containing protein — protein MAKLGLSNTNKIIGGVCGGIAEHFGWDATIIRILFAIAAVIGFGSPVIFYLVLWLIMKFS, from the coding sequence ATGGCAAAGCTAGGCTTATCTAATACCAACAAAATCATTGGCGGTGTGTGTGGAGGCATAGCAGAGCATTTTGGTTGGGATGCCACTATTATAAGAATATTGTTCGCTATAGCTGCTGTCATTGGCTTCGGCTCACCGGTAATTTTTTATCTGGTACTGTGGTTAATTATGAAATTCAGTTAG
- the fcl gene encoding GDP-L-fucose synthase → MEKDAKIYIAGHRGMVGSAILRNLQKKGFSNFVLKTSSELDLKNQQAVAKFFAEEKPDYVFLAAAKVGGIHANNTYRAEFLYENLMIQNNVIHQSYEHGVKKLQFLGSSCIYPKMAPQPLKEDYLLTGTLEYTNEPYAIAKIAGIKMCENYRLQYGCDFIATMPTNLYGPNDNYDLNNSHVLPALIRKFHEAKESNAEFVEIWGTGSPKREFLHVDDLAEACVYLMDNYNEPELVNIGTGEDIAIKDLALLIKEIVGFEGELRFDTSKPDGTPRKLMDVSKLHSYGWKHNISLREGITSVYEEFKKEVVA, encoded by the coding sequence ATGGAAAAAGACGCTAAAATTTATATAGCCGGCCATAGAGGTATGGTCGGTTCTGCTATTCTACGCAACTTACAGAAGAAAGGCTTTAGCAATTTTGTGCTGAAAACATCCAGCGAGTTAGATCTAAAAAATCAGCAGGCGGTTGCTAAATTTTTTGCGGAAGAAAAACCTGATTATGTATTTCTGGCAGCGGCAAAAGTAGGAGGTATTCATGCTAATAATACCTACCGAGCCGAGTTCCTTTACGAAAACCTGATGATACAAAATAACGTCATTCATCAGAGTTATGAGCATGGGGTTAAAAAGCTGCAGTTTTTAGGGTCCTCTTGTATTTATCCTAAAATGGCTCCTCAACCCTTAAAAGAGGATTACCTTCTCACTGGAACTTTAGAATACACCAATGAGCCTTATGCGATTGCTAAAATTGCAGGTATCAAAATGTGTGAAAATTATCGCCTCCAATATGGTTGCGACTTTATTGCTACCATGCCTACCAATCTGTATGGGCCGAATGATAATTATGATCTTAATAATTCTCATGTATTACCGGCATTAATTCGTAAATTTCATGAGGCTAAAGAGAGTAATGCTGAGTTTGTAGAAATCTGGGGTACTGGGAGTCCCAAAAGAGAGTTTTTACATGTAGATGACCTTGCAGAAGCCTGTGTCTATCTGATGGATAATTATAATGAGCCTGAGCTCGTTAATATCGGTACAGGCGAAGATATTGCGATCAAAGATCTGGCGTTGTTGATTAAGGAAATTGTGGGTTTTGAAGGAGAATTGCGTTTTGATACTTCTAAGCCTGATGGTACTCCCCGCAAACTGATGGATGTAAGTAAACTTCATAGCTACGGCTGGAAACACAATATTAGTTTACGTGAAGGCATTACTTCTGTATATGAAGAGTTTAAGAAAGAAGTAGTTGCTTAA
- the gmd gene encoding GDP-mannose 4,6-dehydratase, with translation MKKALITGVTGQDGAYLAEFLLKKGYEVHGIKRRTSLFNTDRIDHLYQDPHERDLKFKLHYGDLTDSTNIIRIVQEVQPDEIYNLGAMSHVKVSFDEPEYTANVDGLGTLRILEAVRILGLQEKTKIYQASTSELYGLVQEVPQSEKTPFYPRSPYAVAKMYGFWITVNYREAYNMFAVNGILFNHESPIRGETFVTRKITRAAARIALGLQDACYLGNMDAKRDWGHAKDYVKAMWLILQQEKAEDYVIATGITTTVRDFVRMSFKELGIELDFEGEGVNEVGKVVSCSNPDFQLEIGKEVIKVDPEYYRPTEVDLLIGDPTKAREQLGWKLEFTLESLVKDMVQSDVALFKRDKFLLKGGHKVYNYHE, from the coding sequence ATGAAAAAGGCGTTAATCACAGGAGTTACCGGACAAGACGGAGCCTACTTAGCCGAGTTTCTACTAAAAAAAGGTTATGAAGTTCACGGAATTAAGCGTAGAACCTCCCTTTTTAATACCGATCGCATAGACCATCTCTATCAGGATCCGCACGAAAGAGATCTGAAATTTAAACTTCATTATGGGGACCTGACAGATTCTACCAATATCATTCGTATTGTGCAGGAAGTACAGCCGGATGAGATCTACAACCTGGGAGCCATGTCTCATGTCAAAGTAAGCTTTGATGAGCCGGAATATACTGCTAATGTGGACGGTTTAGGCACTTTAAGAATATTAGAGGCTGTACGTATTCTGGGTCTTCAGGAAAAAACCAAAATTTATCAGGCCTCTACCTCAGAACTGTATGGCCTGGTGCAGGAAGTTCCTCAAAGCGAGAAAACACCTTTTTATCCTCGCTCACCGTATGCCGTGGCAAAAATGTATGGTTTCTGGATTACAGTTAATTATCGTGAAGCTTACAACATGTTTGCAGTCAACGGAATTCTGTTCAATCACGAATCTCCAATCCGGGGTGAAACTTTTGTGACACGTAAAATTACCCGCGCGGCAGCCCGCATCGCATTAGGACTTCAAGATGCTTGCTACCTTGGCAACATGGATGCCAAACGTGACTGGGGACATGCTAAAGACTATGTAAAGGCCATGTGGCTCATTTTACAGCAGGAAAAGGCCGAAGATTATGTGATTGCTACCGGTATCACCACAACAGTTCGTGACTTTGTGCGTATGTCTTTTAAAGAACTAGGCATAGAGCTGGATTTTGAAGGCGAAGGAGTAAACGAAGTGGGAAAAGTCGTTAGTTGCTCTAACCCTGATTTTCAGTTGGAAATCGGCAAAGAAGTGATCAAAGTTGATCCTGAGTACTATCGTCCTACCGAGGTTGACTTGCTGATTGGCGATCCTACCAAAGCGCGTGAGCAACTTGGCTGGAAGCTGGAATTTACGTTAGAAAGCCTGGTGAAAGATATGGTACAGTCTGATGTAGCCTTATTCAAAAGAGATAAATTCTTGTTGAAAGGGGGCCATAAGGTGTACAACTATCACGAATAA
- a CDS encoding mannose-1-phosphate guanylyltransferase has protein sequence MQKNKNNFALIMAGGVGTRLWPVSRKHFPKQFHDVLGVGESLLQLSYNRLLDVCPEENIFIISNQDYYSLIKEQLPGMTDDQILLEPQLRNTAPCVAYAVHKIAQKNPEANLIVSPADHLILKQDQFKKVALKALEVAGQRDDLITFGITPTRPDTGYGYIEYDQEREEDGVFKVAAFKEKPDLATAEAFLKAGNFAWNSGIFVWSIGAIMKSFEKYLPEVNKLFEKGANIYYSEKEESFIKETYENCINISIDYGILEKADNVYVIPADFGWTDLGTWKSIDSQQEKDVCGNSLQGTVLAYDTHESFIKVPKDHLAVVQGLENYIVIYDGKALMICQKDQEQMVKKFLGDIKEKGYNEFV, from the coding sequence GTGCAAAAAAATAAAAATAACTTTGCGCTCATCATGGCAGGCGGAGTAGGTACGAGGCTTTGGCCAGTAAGTCGTAAACACTTCCCCAAACAATTTCATGATGTACTAGGTGTAGGAGAAAGTCTTTTACAACTCTCTTATAATCGTCTGTTGGATGTCTGTCCAGAGGAAAATATTTTTATTATTTCCAATCAGGATTATTACAGTCTAATCAAAGAGCAGCTTCCGGGCATGACAGATGATCAGATCCTGTTAGAGCCTCAACTGCGTAATACAGCACCTTGTGTGGCATATGCGGTGCATAAAATCGCCCAAAAAAATCCTGAAGCAAATCTGATAGTATCGCCGGCCGACCACCTCATCCTGAAGCAGGATCAGTTTAAAAAAGTAGCTTTGAAAGCTTTAGAGGTAGCCGGACAAAGAGATGATTTGATTACTTTCGGTATTACGCCAACCCGTCCGGATACTGGTTATGGCTATATAGAATATGATCAGGAAAGAGAAGAGGATGGTGTCTTCAAAGTAGCTGCATTTAAAGAGAAACCTGACCTGGCTACAGCTGAAGCGTTTCTTAAGGCAGGAAATTTTGCCTGGAATTCTGGAATATTTGTCTGGAGTATTGGTGCTATAATGAAAAGTTTTGAAAAATATCTTCCTGAGGTTAATAAACTGTTTGAAAAAGGAGCGAATATTTATTATTCTGAGAAAGAAGAAAGCTTTATTAAAGAAACTTACGAAAACTGCATTAACATCTCTATTGACTATGGAATATTGGAAAAAGCAGATAATGTTTATGTGATTCCTGCGGATTTTGGCTGGACTGACCTGGGGACTTGGAAGTCAATAGATTCGCAGCAGGAAAAAGATGTATGTGGAAATAGCCTGCAAGGCACAGTGCTTGCTTATGATACACATGAATCATTTATCAAAGTCCCGAAGGACCACTTGGCTGTAGTACAGGGCTTGGAAAACTATATCGTTATCTATGATGGTAAAGCGCTAATGATATGCCAGAAAGACCAGGAGCAAATGGTCAAAAAATTCTTAGGTGACATCAAAGAAAAAGGATATAACGAATTCGTTTAA
- the cysQ gene encoding 3'(2'),5'-bisphosphate nucleotidase CysQ, which produces MSHKINVSILGEIAIEAGKEILNIYHNADFSQIVDFKADDSPLTTADKASHIVIMERLKSKYPEIPIISEEGKDITYDTRKDWEYFWLVDPLDGTKEFIKRNGQFTVNIALIHKGVPVAGVIYTPVTEELYLAAKDGYAVDLDEGAYKQTLPASPIPVKVNQKTEDLVAVRSSSHASGEEEELLKKYGVTESISKGSSLKFCMVAEGKADIYYRHGPTMEWDTAAGQVVVECAGGKVLKGTGSEPFTYNKESLRNGSFLVLSAISPM; this is translated from the coding sequence ATGTCGCACAAGATTAATGTTAGCATACTAGGCGAAATTGCCATTGAAGCAGGCAAAGAAATTTTGAATATCTACCATAATGCTGATTTTTCTCAGATTGTAGATTTCAAGGCGGATGATTCTCCTCTAACGACTGCCGATAAAGCGTCACATATCGTAATTATGGAGCGCCTGAAGAGCAAATATCCTGAAATTCCAATAATTTCTGAAGAAGGTAAAGATATAACCTACGATACCCGTAAAGATTGGGAATACTTTTGGTTAGTTGATCCATTAGATGGCACCAAAGAATTTATCAAGCGTAATGGACAGTTTACAGTAAATATAGCCTTGATTCATAAAGGGGTACCAGTAGCAGGAGTTATTTACACGCCCGTTACGGAAGAGCTCTACCTGGCTGCAAAAGATGGATACGCAGTAGATCTTGATGAAGGAGCTTATAAACAGACACTTCCAGCTAGTCCTATTCCAGTTAAAGTGAATCAAAAAACAGAAGATTTAGTAGCAGTGCGCAGTAGTAGTCATGCATCAGGTGAAGAAGAAGAGCTACTCAAAAAATATGGTGTTACTGAGAGTATTTCTAAAGGAAGCTCATTAAAGTTTTGTATGGTAGCTGAAGGCAAAGCGGATATTTATTACAGGCATGGCCCCACCATGGAATGGGATACTGCCGCAGGACAAGTAGTGGTGGAGTGTGCAGGAGGAAAGGTTCTAAAAGGAACTGGCTCCGAACCATTCACTTACAATAAAGAGTCTCTAAGAAACGGCAGCTTCTTGGTACTTTCTGCGATTAGCCCGATGTAA
- a CDS encoding D-glycero-alpha-D-manno-heptose-1,7-bisphosphate 7-phosphatase, translating to MTKCIFLDRDGVINRDRVDYAYDLSHFEILAGVPQALVKLKKAGYLLVVVTNQSGIAKDIYTREDMRACHQYMHEQTDHVIDAVYYAPHHPSVTESLTRKPDTLMFEKAIARFGIDPGKSWMIGDKERDIIPARQFDIPSILIGPSKEETLAQYIVEDLAEATEIILGKL from the coding sequence ATGACTAAATGCATATTTTTGGACAGGGATGGTGTGATAAATCGTGATCGGGTAGATTATGCCTATGACCTGTCTCATTTTGAGATCTTAGCAGGAGTGCCACAAGCTTTGGTGAAACTGAAAAAAGCCGGTTATCTGCTGGTAGTAGTAACCAACCAGTCCGGTATAGCCAAAGACATTTATACCAGAGAAGATATGAGAGCCTGCCATCAGTATATGCATGAGCAAACTGATCATGTGATTGATGCGGTATATTATGCTCCTCATCATCCTAGTGTTACGGAATCACTTACCCGTAAACCGGATACGCTAATGTTTGAAAAAGCGATAGCACGTTTCGGTATTGACCCTGGAAAGTCATGGATGATAGGTGACAAAGAGAGAGACATTATTCCGGCAAGGCAGTTTGACATTCCATCAATTCTAATCGGCCCCAGCAAAGAGGAGACACTAGCTCAGTATATTGTAGAAGATTTGGCAGAAGCAACAGAAATAATCCTGGGAAAGCTTTAG